Proteins co-encoded in one Euwallacea similis isolate ESF13 chromosome 34, ESF131.1, whole genome shotgun sequence genomic window:
- the LOC136418264 gene encoding histone-lysine N-methyltransferase SETMAR-like — MQNSEIRVLMKYEFHRGTTTAQTARNINDVFGTEVTSQQTVSRWFMKFRSGNFDLTNEPRGRPETQVDNDYLKAVVEANPRQSASELSLIFSVTKKTILTHLAEIGKVKKLDKWVPHELSDIQKERRLEAFVSLLCRYNNDPFLNLIVTCDEKWILYDNTRRSSQWLDQDEPPKHCAKKNLHQKKLMVSVWWSNAGVIHHSFMKPGESTTPDVYCRQLTEMIRQLMVKQPRLVNRSAPLLLHDNARPHTAQVTLAKLQELELETLRHPPYSPDLAPTDYHFFQNLDNFLVGKTFNSDKAV; from the coding sequence atgcaaaatagtgaaattcgtgtgttaatgaaatatgagttccaccgtggaactacaacagctcagacggctcgcaatattaatgatgtgtttggtactgaagtcacttcgcagcaaacagtatctcgttggttcatgaaatttcgttctggcaattttgacctaacaaatgaaccacgtggacgacctgaaactcaagtggataacgattatctgaaagccgtggtggaagcgaatccacgtcaaagtgcaagcgaattatcgttaatattcagtgtaaccaaaaaaacaatattgactcatttggctgaaattggtaaggtgaaaaagctggacaagtgggtaccgcatgagttgagcgacatacagaaagaacgacgtctcgaagcttttgtttctttgttgtgccggtataataacgatccatttttgaatctgattgttacttgtgatgagaaatggatcctatatgacaataccagacgttcatcgcagtggttggatcaagatgaaccaccaaaacattgtgcgaaaaaaaatcttcatcaaaagaagcttatggtgtccgtttggtggtccaacgcaggtgtcatccatcacagcttcatgaaacctggtgaatcgactacgcctgatgtctactgccgacaactgaccgaaatgattAGGCAACTGAtggttaagcagccaagattagtcaatcgaagcgcaccgctattgttgcacgacaacgctcggccacacaccgcacaagtcaccttggccaaactacaggagttggaattggaaactcttcgtcatccaccgtattcacccgacttagcacccactgattaccacttctttcaaaatttggataacttcttggtagggaaaacattcaactccgacaAGGCTGTCTAA